gagttgttttctgcaaaaaaccggttgaaaaaccactaaatattcgagaaatgagacgattttgaaaatcggccattttgcaaaggctatagcctttgcaaaatcgtcactttgggtcaaaaattaaaattccaaaaaacatgtcaaaattcatccTACGATTTATtcggagttgttttctgcaaaaaaccgcttgaaaaaacactaaatattcgagaaattagacgattttgaaaatcggccattatgcaaaggctataggctttgcaaaatcgtcactttgggtcaaaaattgaaattccaaaaaagatgtcaaaatcctttctacaatttattcggagttgttttctgcaaaaaaccgcttgaaaaaacactaaatatacgagaaatgagacgattttgaaaatcggccattatgcaaaggctataggctttgcaaaatcgtcactttgggttaaaaattaaaattccgaaaaacttgtcaaaatccattcttcaagtCATTgagagttgttttctgcaaaaaaccggttgaaaaaccactaaatattcgagaaatgagacgattttgaaaatcggccattatgcaaaggctatatagcctttgcaaaatcgtcactttgggtcaaaaattaaaattccaaaaaacatgtcaaaattcattctacgatttattcggagttgttttctgcaaaaaaccgcttcaaaaaacaccaaatattcgagaaatgagacgattttgaaaatcggccattatgcaaaggctatagcctttgcaaaatcgtcactttgggtcaaaaattaaaattccaaaaaacatgtcaaaatccattctacaagtcatttagagttgttttgcgcaaaaaaccgcttaaaaaaacaccaaatattcgagaaatgagacgattttgaaaatcggccattatgcaaaggctatagcctttgcaaaatcgtcactttaggtcaaaaattaaaattccaaaaaacatctcaaaatccattctacaagtcatttagagttgttttgcgcaaaaaacggcttcaaaaaacaccaaatattcgagaaatgagacgatttcgaaaatcggccattatgcaaaggctatagcctttgcaaaatcgtcaccttgggtcaaaaattaaaattccaaaaaacatgtcaaaatccattctacaagtcatttagagttgttttttgcaaaaaacaccaaatattcgagaaatgagacgattttgaaaatcggccattatgcaaaggctatagcctttgcaaaatcgtcactttgggtcaaaaattaaaattccaaaaaacatgtcaaaattcatccTACGATTTATtcggagttgttttctgcaaaaaaccgcttgaaaaaacactaaatattcgagaaatgagacgattttgaaaatcggccattatgcaaaggctatagcctttgcaaaatcgtcactttgggtcaaaaattaaaattccaaaaaacttgtcaaaatcctttctacaatttattcggagttgttttctgcaaaaaaccgcttgaaaaaacactaaatattcgagaaatgagacgattttgaaaatcggccattatgcaaagcctatagtctttgcaaaatcgtcactttgggtcaaaaattaaaattccgaaaaacatttcaaaatccattcttcaagtCATTgagagttgttttctgcaaaaaaccgcttgaaaaacgactaaatattcgagaaatgagacgattttgaaaatcggccattatgcaaaggctatagcctttgcaaaatcgtcactttgggtcaaaaattcaaattccaaaaaacatgtcaaaattcattctacgatttattcggagttgttttctgcaaaaaaccgcttgaaaaaacactaaatattcaagaaatgagacgattttgaaaatcggccattatgcaaaggctataggccttgcaaaatcatcgctttgggtcaaaaattaaaattccaaaaaacatgtcaaattccatTCTATAATTCATTGccagttgttttctgcaaaaaaccacttgaaaaaacactaaatattcgagaaatgagacaattttgaaaatcggccattatgcaaagcctatagcctttgcaaaatcgtcacttggggtcaaatatcaaaattccaaaaaacatgtcaaaatcctttctacaatttattcggagttgttttctgcaaaaaaccgcttgaaaaaacactaaatattcgagaaatgagacgattttgaaaatcggccattatgcaaaggctataggctttgcaaaatcgtcactttgggtcaaaaattaaaattccgaaaaacatgtcaaaatccattcttcaagtCATTGAGAgtttttttctgcaaaaaaccggttgaaaaaacactaaatattcgagaaatgagacgattttgaaaatcggccattatgcaaagcctatagcctttgcaaaatcgtcaccttggatcaaaaattaaaattccgaaaaacatgtcaaaatccattcttcaagtCATTgagagttgttttctgcaaagaaccggttaaaaaacactaaatattcgagaaatgagacgattttgaaaatcggccattatgcaaaggctatagcctttgcaaaatcgtcactttgggtcaaaaattaaaattccaaaaaacatgtcaagaTCCATTCTACGATTTATtcggagttgttttctgcaaaaaaaccgcttgaaaaaacactaaatattcgagaaattagacgactttgaaaatcggccattatgcaaaggctataggctttgcaaaatcgtcactttgggtcaaaaattaaaattccaaaaagcatgtcaaaaccCATTCTAAAATTCATTgcgagttgttttctgcaaaaaaccgcttgaaaaaaaattaaatattcgagaaatgagacgatttttaaaatcggcattatgcaaagactatagcctttgcaaaatcgtcacttggggtcaaatatcaaaattccaaaaaacatgtcaaaatcctttctacaatttattcggagttgttttctgcaaaacaccgcttcaacaaacactaaatattcgagaaatgagacgattttgaaaatcggccattatgcaaagcctatagcctttgcaaaatcgtcactttaaatcaaaaattaaaattcccaaaaacatgtcaaaatccattcttcaagtCATTGAGAgtttttttctgcaaaaaaacggttgaaaaaacactaaatattcgagaaatgagacgattttgaaaatcggccattatgcaaagcctatagcctttgcaaaatcgtcactttgggtcaaaaattcaaattccaaaaaacatgtcaaaatttattctacgatttattcggagttgttttctgcaaaaaaccgcttgaaaaaacactaaatattcgagaaatgaaacgattttgaaaatcggccattatgcaaaggctataggctttgcaaaatcgtcactttgggtcaaaaattaaaattccaaaaaacatgtcaaaatccattctataaTTCACTTttagttgttttctgcaaaaaaccgcttgaaaaaacactaaatattcgagaaatgagacgattttaaaaatcggccattatgcaaaggctatagcctttgcaaaatcgtcacttgggctcaaatatcaaaattccaaaaaacatgtcaaaatcctttctacaatttattcggagttgttttctgcaaaaaaccgcttgaaaaaacactaaatattcgagaaatgagacgattttgaaaatcggccattatgcaaagactatagcctttgcaaaatcgtcactttgggtcaaaaattaaaattccaaaaagcatgtcaaaatccattctacaagtcatttagagttgttttgcgcaaaaaaccgcttcaaaaaacaccaaatattcgagaaatgagacgattttgaaaatcggcttttatgcaaaggctatagccttttgcaaaatcttcactttgggtcatatattaaaatcccaaaaaacatgtcaaaatccattctacaagttatttagagttgttttgtgcaagacaatttttttagAAGAACCACTTAATTTAAGAGGAATGACACAACAACacaacagtgagctttatttgcatgaccaTATAACAATGGAGGGCTGAAAGATCGTTGAGAGCATTATAATTAGAGTGATTTAGTTATTAGGGTACAATTTAAACAATGATATgaatcataacatttatccaatattcaactatggtcaaatcaatttgtctcttaTTTTAAGGCACGATGAGATGAGCATAATTAATGGAAGGTTAACACAATAGTAATCATTAGAATTCACGACTGGTGATAACAATTTGAGGGTTTAATTTAACACCTTAGCAACTGGGAAAATGGCCATGTTGGCGACTTTAACCCCATTGAAAGATTTCGAGAAATCaccctgttttctttttctacaaaaatagccatttttgccatttttgaaaGTCGTCCCTTTTCTCTGATGTTAGGCCTTTTTCCAAGCTGTTTTGAGGATTAAATAGTTGTACAAAATTAAGCCATGATctaacttgttttttttttgtacgttGATAGCATGCATAGACCATTTAATTTGACAGCCATAAAATTGGCCTTTTTTgccttataataataataataacaacaaatatCTTTAACCAGGAGGCAACCTCACCCTCAGGTGGTTTTCAGGCTGGTCCTGAGTAGAAATTATAAATATACTGcagctaaaaattataaaattaaaaagcatacaattacaataaaaacctatgataaaatattaaaataagataaaatagTTTACACAAGCTTCATAAATAAATCAAGGCTATTTGAATTTCTCGTAGACACTGGAAGACCGTTCCATTCCTGTATCGCTTGATAAGTCAGTCTTTGTTGTCCCCACTGGCACCTAGATTTAGGCAATAGAACGTCGTCTTTGTGTCTAGTGTCATAAGGGTGGGTTTCCCTTAAGTGCGTAAAATTATAATTCCAATCGATCAGCCCATGCATgcatttaaataaaaaagaaagacgGTGTTGCCGTCGCTTTTCTGACAAAACTAGCCAATCAAGCTCGTTAATTGCCTCTGTTGCGGAAGAGTGTTTAGCTTTGTCAAGGATTAGTTTAGCGGCTTTGCCTTGCAATAACTGGACTTTAGCCATtaaagttttgttgtgtttatcTCCCCACACGATGTCACTATAATCCAAGCTTAGAGAGGCAAGATCATTGATTTAACGTAAAGTTCTCTGGTGTGTATGGGCAATAAATGTTTGATCCTTCTGAGAATGCCAAGTCGTAGTCAACATGATCACCCCAAGATAGGGTTTCGTTTATGATAACTCCCAAGTATTTGTAACAATCTGTCTTGTCAAGGAACTCATCAAAGATTTGTAGGCTAAATTTCCCAACGGACTTCAGCCTTTATGAGCTCCCAATTATCATAAACTTAGACTTGGCTACATTCAGTGTGAGTTTATGGTCATTAAGCCACTTTGCTACACTAGCCAGATCCTCATTCAGCATTTGTTGTAAATCTGAAGAGGATTTCGCGGAACAGTACAAggcagtatcatcagcaaatagcGTAACAGATGTGTGCTTTAGGCATGTAGGCAAGTCATTGATATGCATAGAGAAAAGGAGCGGACCAAGACCTTTATAGCCCTAGCAAATAtacagaaagaaaaacttttacAGAAGTGGCTGTAGGAATTTGCAGAGCTTCACTTGAAGATATGTATTGGATCTCTTAGCAAATTCTCTTAGATATAAGTGAATGTTCAGAAGAATTTGTTTGTGAATATTAGGATTATTCCCTCTTGATTTTGATATACCTCTTTGGTTAGAATAAACACTGACATTTGTCATCTCAATTTCAATGAAGTAAGTCATTGTCTATTCTTAAACCTTAGAACAAGATTGTTAATTTGAAGCAGTTagcgttttttcattttttccgcCTATTTTAGTGCTCACGAAGTTACCACAGCTAGCCCAAGAATACATCGAGCACGCATTCCTTATATGGTTTCGTTAATCTGTCTTCGCATCAACGCATAAGGGTCATGTCATCATACAACACAATCCCAAATATCGACAACCAAGAAGCACGTTATGTCTACATTCTTCAAAGTTCAAGAATAAATTAAGCCGTCCTTTCTTTCGTAAGCAGAGGTTTGTTGGTTTACATGCAACAAGACTGTAATTGTTTTTTTCGGCTGGAAAGATCATAGAGTTTACTGTAAGTTTTATGGCCTTACTTTGGATAAATTTGATGTATGTGTGGTCGACCATGATGTTATGTACTCTGTTTGCGTTTATGCCGTGACTTGCGAACAAATGCTGGTAGTGAGGATCGCATACGGtcacgagtgataacaaaagtGTTACGCTGTGATATTCACCTCGAATAATCAGTTTATGTCGATAATTCTAAGACATCTTGCGTTTGTAGCAAGGAACAGGGCGACACGAAAACAGAGATTGATAACTTAGGTATCTTGGCATGTTCTTTAACTCGTTTGGTTCTTGCGAGCTCCATCCGTTTTGAAGGTAATGTTCATCTTTTTCAGATCAAGCGGTCGGGTGTCCGCTGAAATTCACCCAACGTAGTCGTTGTTGTTGCTGAGTTCCAGCGTATTAAACATGAAATTAATCTCATGAAATTAATTCGACACTTCCTCATCAGAATTCAACGTTTTAACAAAATAGCATTATGATGAGTCATTTCATCTGTGACACTTAAGGAAGAACAAAATATCATTTAAGTCAAATATATTCACACGTACTTCCAGAAGTTATAGGTGCCACTGAAAAGGACGATTTCCTTCGCACGTGAGGTAATTAAGGGTAGCATTAATTTTTAGCGTCCGTTAATTTCACCTAAGGTGTACGCCAGTGCTTACTTTTATCTTTTGCGGGAGGGTAAATTCATCGACGTATTCAACTGAAATACATTAGCACAGAAATTATGATAAGATAATTATTAAAGCTAAGCCTCAAAGCCTTCAATGCAAGTGACAGTGCTATGTTTAATTTCAAACTGCGAGACGAGTGAAGCAGAACTGTTGTAAGATCACGTCGTTAAGTTTTTAAAAGTTTCAGTGTCAAGCAACAATATTAAATTATGAGAACTAGCCGAGACAGAACAACACATTACAAAGTTTAGATTTACGTGAGTCGGCAGGCTATTTAGGTTTCGTGACGACCTCAATTCCAGAGCTTTCCCCCAGGGAATAGAAGACTGTACGTAGGATACAAATGAAAGACGTCACAAAATCACACATCGCAAATGATGTCACGCGATGGTGACTCACTTAATTAACGACCTTTTACTTTGGGTACTGCAAACCTTGTTTAGCACTTAGTTTCGATCTTGGGAGAGTTGAAACAGCTTGCATGTACACCCAAATGATATCGATTCCCCGCCACAAATTATCTTCCATGGGCTCCTGTCCCCTTGCATACATTAAtaaatcaattttcttttcattcaaatCAGAAAGAAAGTGCGCCATGGATGAAATCGAAGACAAGGGCGAACTGTTAGTCATAGCCAACCTCGCTGAGCAGGCGGAGCGATATGATGGTGAGTCAAAATAATGCAAACTACTGTACTGCGCTGgaccaggagccgatcagttggagcttGCAACTcaaagcctatgtcacggcatttttacagactgatctatctttagtataccttttctttcctaaataaaggcagttccgctccagtggcgctgtgacgtcaattagtttcttgtgattggtcatcgcactcccacgggatTCTCATTCCAGGgggattcgatctaaaaataaaccggtctttgaaaacgccgtgacagaaatatagtggagttgcatgctcctactcataggctcctggctGGACATATTAAAATCCAGTGGTCCCAAACTGAAATCTGGCTTCAAGCATCCACGTGATTTGTTCGTGCTTGTAAATGTCCAACGGTTGTAGCGTTTGTTTGATTGGCCGACAAATCCCTATTGATGTCAATGGTGTGTGGTCGGTCTCGTTCCCAGGACCCCTCCCTGAATTGGTTACATGTAAGCTTCCTTGCGCAAGTGCAAGATCAAAACACTTTAAAGACTTATTCTTCTTTTATGGGTTCATTAACTTTTCTTAGACATGCTAACTGTCATGAAAAAGATCGTCATCATGTCTAAAGAACTGAACACAGAGGAGCGGAACATGCTTTCTGTGGCGTACAAGAACGTCATCGGCGCAAGAAGAGCTGCGTGGAGAATATTTGCTAGTCTGGAGCAGAAACACGAAGACaatccaaaagaaaaagagcttGTGGTTGAATACAGAGACAAAGTTGAGAAAGAAATTCGAGAGATATCTGCTGGAATATTGGAACTTCTTGATACTTACTTGATACCTTTTGCAGAGACATTTGACTCTAAAGTTTTCTTCCACAAAATGTAAGTTATACGATTGTCTCTGTGGTTGGCGAGTTATTTGTCAAAATACGCTTTCCATTCTCTAAAAACTGACTGAGCGGATCGGCCAATTTGCAAATGGAACGCATTAGTTTTGAGCTGATTCAAGAAAACTGCTTGTGACACTCCCACGTgatcatattgtgaagtagaACCAGTATGGCCCGAAACAGTCCTCGTCACGGACGCGTTAGACCTCTACAGCCAGTGAGTTATGACCAGTATTAAAAGCAAGCAGTTGTcagcctttgaaaaaaaaattgaacagttTTTAACTTAGTTGCCAAGCCTTGAAGCTGAAGGTGATCTTCTTACCATGATAACAGATTAACTTATTAAGATACAGGTTTGTATCGTAACAACGTAACCACTAGCCTCAATATATTTCAAAGGCTTGGGAACCAAGTACTTAACTGTAAAACGGTCTATTCAGAAGAGGAATCAGGCTTTTTATCCCGCTCAAATTAGCATTCTGGTCCCATTCGGTatttgttcaaaggttggatactTCAATTCTCCCTTTGAATAACTGGATCCTTAAATTCTCATGTGCTTATGTTATCATTCCTTCCACGTTGATTCATCTCAGGAAGGGAGATTACAACCGTTATCTTACGGAAATCATGCAAGGAGAGGACAGAAAAGAGCCAGCGAAAAGTGCCCTGGATGCTTACAAAGACGCACAAGAAGCCGCTGAAAATCTCCCATCCACAAATCCCATCTCCCTTGGTTTGGCGCTCAACTTTTCCGTGTTCTACTACGAAATTCTTGACTCGCCGGATGAAGCTTGCCGTTTGGCGAAGAAGGCGTTTGATAGCGCGGTGGGCGACCTGGACAAGAGCAACGAGAGCCAGTACAAAGAGAGCACTCTGATATTACAGCTTCTGAGGGATAATTTAACACTTTGGACCTCTGAAATGCAAGAGGAAGGTGAGGACGGTGAGATAACATTTATTCTCTCTATCATCGATAATTGAGCGTATAAGATAAAATACCACCATGTCCCGGATGCCATAAAGAAGTGGAAAGAAAGTTTATCCATCCCGCTCTCCGCGAAAAAACAACTCAGCACTCATTATTATCAGTATCATTATCATCAGCACTGAGAAAATGTAATTTGTTATATAAATTGTGGTGCGTTCTAGGggtttccaccactgagaaacaCTTTCTGTTAGACGAGGGCTCTTCAAGACACTGACGTAATCAGATTCCTCCCTCTTTACGTAGACAGCACAAAGTGTCTCTTTGACGCTTACCCACAATTGAAGCaataaccaaaaaaattaacgaTTAGATTTGAAAATATGTGTTGCTTAGCATTCGATGAGTCAAAACAGCAAACCTAATTGGGATTATTTGCAATGTATACCACAGCCATGAAAAAATTATTGTGTATCATAGCGAATCAGAGCCGAGTTAATTTAAGACCATACAGAAACAACCAACTTGTAATTTAGGAAGGGAATGTGGTCGAATGCTACCTAAAAATATTCCAGTTTTGTTGCTCTGTGTGTTTGTTTCCAGGTGTTGATGAAGCTGCCTAAAGGATAGGTGCTTGAAGAGAATCAATA
The Acropora muricata isolate sample 2 chromosome 3, ASM3666990v1, whole genome shotgun sequence genome window above contains:
- the LOC136910748 gene encoding 14-3-3 protein epsilon-like isoform X1 — translated: MDEIEDKGELLVIANLAEQAERYDDMLTVMKKIVIMSKELNTEERNMLSVAYKNVIGARRAAWRIFASLEQKHEDNPKEKELVVEYRDKVEKEIREISAGILELLDTYLIPFAETFDSKVFFHKMKGDYNRYLTEIMQGEDRKEPAKSALDAYKDAQEAAENLPSTNPISLGLALNFSVFYYEILDSPDEACRLAKKAFDSAVGDLDKSNESQYKESTLILQLLRDNLTLWTSEMQEEGEDGVDEAA
- the LOC136910748 gene encoding 14-3-3 protein epsilon-like isoform X2 — protein: MDEIEDKGELLVIANLAEQAERYDDMLTVMKKIVIMSKELNTEERNMLSVAYKNVIGARRAAWRIFASLEQKHEDNPKEKELVVEYRDKVEKEIREISAGILELLDTYLIPFAETFDSKVFFHKMKGDYNRYLTEIMQGEDRKEPAKSALDAYKDAQEAAENLPSTNPISLGLALNFSVFYYEILDSPDEACRLAKKAFDSAVGDLDKSNESQYKESTLILQLLRDNLTLWTSEMQEEGVDEAA